Proteins co-encoded in one Gossypium arboreum isolate Shixiya-1 chromosome 11, ASM2569848v2, whole genome shotgun sequence genomic window:
- the LOC108470619 gene encoding auxin-induced protein AUX28-like, with product MEVGVKMGMKGEGDEVGGKEKEKMGYEETELRLGLPGDGEVVRKRDFSHTVDLKLNLISTSPTDDKDKNIVPSHLDPAKPPPAKAQVVGWPPVRSFRKNMLATQKSSGSEDSGEKAAFVKVSMDGAPYLRKVDLRMYKTYQQLSDALAKMFSSFTIGNCGSQGLLKDFMNESKLMDLLNGSDYVPTYEDKDGDLMLVGDVPWEMFIESCKRLRIMKGTEAIGLAPRAMEKCKNRS from the exons ATGGAAGTAGGGGTGAAGATGGGGATGAAAGGAGAAGGAGATGAAGTGGGAGGTAAGGAGAAGGAGAAAATGGGGTATGAAGAGACAGAGCTGAGGCTAGGGTTGCCTGGTGATGGTGAGGTTGTAAGGAAGAGAGACTTCTCCCACACTGTTGATTTGAAGCTTAACCTAATTTCCACCTCTCCAACTGATGACAAGGACAAAAATATTGTCCCTTCTCACCTTGATCCTGCTAAGCCTCCACCTGCCAA gGCTCAAGTTGTGGGATGGCCACCAGTCCGGTCATTCCGAAAGAACATGTTAGCGACCCAAAAGAGCAGCGGCAGCGAGGACAGTGGTGAGAAGGCCGCCTTTGTGAAGGTTAGCATGGACGGCGCACCCTATCTCCGGAAAGTGGACCTGAGGATGTACAAAACTTACCAACAACTCTCCGATGCTCTTGCTAAAATGTTCAGTTCTTTCACTATTG GAAATTGTGGAAGTCAAGGGTTATTGAAGGATTTCATGAATGAGAGTAAGCTAATGGATCTGCTTAATGGCTCTGATTATGTTCCAACCTATGAAGACAAAGATGGTGATTTGATGCTTGTTGGTGATGTCCCTTGGGA GATGTTTATTGAATCATGTAAAAGGCTGCGCATCATGAAAGGAACCGAAGCAATTGGGCTAG CACCAAGAGCTATGGAGAAATGCAAGAATAGAAGCTGA